The following proteins are co-located in the Apium graveolens cultivar Ventura chromosome 5, ASM990537v1, whole genome shotgun sequence genome:
- the LOC141661452 gene encoding putative serine/threonine-protein kinase PBL23 — translation MKKLSLRSKSSVQDGRNSWKYANGDAFASIVRSVSMKAGFNKQKTMNGSKHATPDITSKVFTFGELATATQNFHPKKLIGNGGFGRVYKGQLKQNNKIVAIKQLDKNAMQGNTEFLEEVAALSHVQHPNLVNLIGYCTDGQQKILVYEYLSNGSLEDHLFEVSGKKPPLDWSTRMKIAKGVAQGLEYLHDSPNSPIVYRDFKASNILLDDEFNPKLSDFGHSKLGLAGEKDHVSLTMMETYGHCAPECTETGEPTSKSDVYSFGVVLLEILSGRKAIDTTRPTEEQNLVSWAQPLFKDKEKFGLIADPLLEDKYPAKGLYLALAVAAMCLQEEANTRPMIGDVVTALEYLLNENFDNNDIISMPDDQLAMEYRIQDAGTSLQPKPNA, via the exons ATGAAGAAGCTATCTTTAAGATCAAAGAGTTCTGTCCAGGACGGTAGGAACTCCTGGAAATATGCCAATGGAGATGCGTTTGCCTCCATTGTCCGAAGTGTATCGATGAAAGCAG GTTTTAATAAACAGAAAACGATGAACGGTAGCAAGCATGCAACCCCAGATATTACTAGTAAAGTTTTCACATTTGGAGAACTTGCTACAGCAACACAAAATTTCCATCCGAAAAAGCTTATAGGTAATGGAGGATTCGGGAGGGTGTACAAAGGACAGCTCAAGCAAAATAATAAG ATTGTTGCAATAAAGCAACTAGATAAGAATGCTATGCAAGGGAACACAGAGTTTTTAGAAGAAGTTGCGGCATTAAGTCATGTTCAGCATCCCAACCTTGTCAATCTTATTGGTTATTGTACAGATGGCCAGCAAAAAATCTTGGTTTATGAATATTTATCAAATGGATCATTAGAAGATCACCTTTTTG AGGTTTCTGGAAAAAAGCCTCCTCTCGATTGGTCCACTAGGATGAAAATAGCGAAAGGAGTAGCTCAAGGACTAGAGTATTTACATGATTCTCCCAATTCTCCAATTGTATATAGAGATTTCAAAGCATCAAACATTTTATTAGATGATGAATTTAATCCTAAGCTCTCAGATTTTGGGCACTCCAAGTTAGGATTAGCCGGGGAAAAAGATCACGTGTCTTTGACCATGATGGAAACTTATGGCCATTGTGCACCAGAGTGTACAGAAACAGGTGAACCGACGTCAAAGTCAGATGTCTATAGCTTCGGGGTTGTGTTGCTAGAAATTTTATCAGGACGAAAAGCTATTGATACCACAAGGCCAACAGAGGAGCAAAATTTAGTTAGTTGG GCACAACCACTATTTAAGGACAAGGAAAAGTTTGGATTAATTGCTGATCCCTTGCTAGAAGATAAATATCCAGCGAAAGGTCTATACCTAGCTCTAGCTGTGGCAGCTATGTGTTTACAAGAAGAAGCAAATACAAGACCTATGATTGGTGATGTTGTCACTGCTCTGGAGTACTTGCTCAATGAAAATTTCGATAACAATGACATAATTAGCATGCCGGACGATCAACTAGCTATGGAATATAGGATACAAGATGCTGGTACTTCGTTACAGCCAAAACCTAATGCATAA
- the LOC141724361 gene encoding cytochrome P450 77A4-like has protein sequence MCTTLLFNRSSITFSLPMELVDSVLLPLAAIFLFLWWQYWSVKGGRRNNLPPGPPGWPLIGNLGQVLLQKRHFIYVVRDYRKKYGPIFTMQMGQRTLVVVTSSELIHEALVQKGPMFASRPEDSPIRLLFSVGKCAINSAKYGPLWRTLRRNFATELINPRRIKECSWIRKWAVETHLKRLQDEASQVGFVEVMSNLRLTVCSILICLCFGAKICEDKIKNIECILKDVMMMTTPKLPDFLPVLTPLFRRQLKEAKELRKKQLECLVPLVRSRRAFVENGENPNSEMVSPVGAAYIDSLFHLELTDRGRLSDEELVTLVSEVINAGTDTSATTVEWALLHLVINQVIQEKLYKEIVSVVGVDGIVTENDVEKMPYLGAIIKETFRRHPPSHFLLSHAAIKDTELGGYSIPANVSVELYTAWVTEDPNMWKNPGEFIPERFLDGDGVDVDVTGNRGVKMLPFGAGRRICPAASLGTLHIYILLARMVHAFKWMPVPGSPPDPTETFAFTVVMKNPLKAVILPRENNIDV, from the coding sequence ATGTGTACTACACTGCTATTCAATAGATCATCCATAACTTTTTCTCTTCCAATGGAGTTAGTAGACTCAGTTCTCCTCCCTTTAGCTGCCATCTTCCTCTTTCTATGGTGGCAATACTGGTCGGTCAAGGGTGGCCGACGGAATAATCTTCCACCGGGACCACCAGGATGGCCACTTATTGGAAACCTAGGTCAAGTTCTTCTCCAAAAACGTCATTTTATTTATGTTGTACGTGATTATCGTAAAAAGTATGGGCCTATTTTCACCATGCAAATGGGTCAACGTACTTTAGTTGTCGTGACAAGCTCAGAGCTCATCCATGAAGCCCTTGTTCAGAAAGGGCCAATGTTTGCTAGCCGTCCGGAGGACTCACCCATAAGGCTTCTGTTTAGTGTTGGAAAATGTGCCATCAATTCGGCTAAATATGGTCCTTTGTGGCGCACTCTGCGGCGCAACTTTGCCACAGAGTTGATAAACCCTAGAAGAATCAAAGAATGCAGTTGGATAAGAAAATGGGCTGTGGAGACTCACTTGAAAAGACTTCAAGATGAGGCTTCTCAAGTGGGATTTGTGGAAGTCATGAGCAATCTAAGGCTAACTGTTTGTAGcattctgatttgcttgtgttTTGGTGCTAAAATATGTGAAGATAAAATCAAGAACATTGAGTGTATTTTAAAAGATGTTATGATGATGACAACTCCAAAGCTACCGGATTTCTTGCCGGTCCTTACACCGTTGTTTCGACGACAACTGAAAGAAGCTAAAGAGCTACGAAAGAAGCAATTGGAGTGTTTGGTTCCTTTGGTAAGAAGCAGGAGAGCTTTTGTGGAAAATGGCGAAAACCCTAATTCTGAAATGGTGAGCCCTGTTGGTGCTGCTTATATTGACTCACTTTTTCATCTTGAATTGACGGATCGAGGCCGATTGAGTGACGAAGAACTAGTAACCCTAGTTTCTGAAGTCATTAATGCTGGAACCGATACGAGTGCAACAACAGTTGAGTGGGCTTTACTTCATTTGGTCATAAATCAAGTAATTCAAGAAAAGCTCTACAAAGAAATAGTCAGTGTTGTTGGTGTAGATGGGATTGTTACTGAAAACGATGTCGAGAAAATGCCCTATCTGGGAGCTATTATTAAAGAAACATTTCGACGACATCCACCTAGTCATTTTCTGTTGTCTCATGCAGCTATTAAAGACACTGAGCTTGGCGGCTACAGTATTCCAGCTAATGTAAGCGTGGAGTTGTACACTGCATGGGTGACTGAGGATCCGAATATGTGGAAAAACCCGGGGGAGTTCATCCCAGAACGGTTTCTAGACGGGGATGGTGTGGACGTCGACGTGACGGGGAATCGAGGAGTAAAAATGTTGCCGTTTGGTGCAGGTAGGAGGATTTGTCCGGCAGCTTCTCTTGGTACATTGCACATTTACATTTTGCTTGCTAGGATGGTGCACGCATTTAAGTGGATGCCTGTTCCCGGATCTCCACCCGACCCGACTGAGACATTTGCTTTTACTGTGGTCATGAAGAATCCTCTCAAAGCTGTTATTTTGCCAAGGGAAAACAACATTGATGTTTGA